Proteins co-encoded in one Methanothermobacter sp. genomic window:
- a CDS encoding phosphatase PAP2 family protein, with protein sequence MPIITFAGTQVFWIIVSIVLFIFFGDKGKRVAFTCLLALFLGYFLSEFLKAIFQVPRPFEVIGWVRPYTLVGGYSLPSGHSIAAFSGFLILGVKYGRLPIFFFLAVLVGISRIYMGLHYPSDVIMGALIGILCALISLRVEEKFFKFLKDKYQRG encoded by the coding sequence ATGCCGATTATAACATTTGCGGGGACCCAGGTATTCTGGATAATCGTGTCCATAGTACTTTTCATCTTTTTTGGTGATAAGGGTAAGAGAGTGGCTTTCACATGCCTTTTAGCCCTTTTTTTAGGCTATTTTTTGAGCGAGTTTTTAAAGGCCATTTTTCAAGTTCCCCGCCCATTTGAAGTTATAGGGTGGGTGAGGCCTTATACCCTTGTTGGGGGTTATTCTCTACCTTCTGGTCATAGTATAGCTGCCTTTAGCGGATTTTTAATCCTTGGGGTGAAATATGGTAGGCTTCCTATTTTCTTTTTCTTGGCTGTTTTAGTGGGAATTTCCAGAATTTATATGGGCCTACATTATCCATCAGATGTTATTATGGGAGCTTTAATTGGGATATTATGCGCATTAATTTCTCTTAGGGTTGAAGAAAAATTTTTTAAGTTTTTGAAGGATAAATATCAGAGAGGATGA